Genomic DNA from Candidatus Omnitrophota bacterium:
ACCCGTCCGTTAAATCGGGGGTATCTCACATGACTTAATTATCCGAATTATGTCATTGTGTCCATAAATTTTTTACACACCTGTCCCCTTGGGGGCGACTGTCAGTTTTTATCTAAAACAACCTCAACGGCTCGGAGGAGTTGCGCCACGGCCAAATATCTCGTTTTCCAAAAAGTGCTTATTTTGAATAACGTGATGGGGTTCATTTCATCAATCATTGTTTGCCCAAAATAATCACGTGCCCATTCAAAAGATACGGCGCAATTTGACTTGGGATTCACGAACAACAACTTTCCCAACACCGCACTGGCTTCTTCAATAACATTATCCGCTTCAGCCTGAAACATATTCCAGCGCTTGAGAGCTTCATTAAGAACACGCTGGCGGAATCCATAAATAACATCTGCAATACCTTCCTTTATTTCAAATTCTTCTGTTAAAGCAACTGCTATCAAAGAGCAAAGATAAAAGAACACGTGCTTCTTAAAAATTAAATTTTGGCTATAAGTATTTATTATGTACGGCCCCAAATCTTTCGTTTGAACATTTACCTCATCTTCCAAAACGAACTGCTCAAAAAGTAACTCGCTGAGCTGATCTGCTGTTAATTTTTTCATATAGAAGAATCCGGGGACACATTGAGAAACATCCTAAGGACCGGGTACCTCCTAAGGACCGGGTACCTCCTAAGGACCGGGTACCTCCTAAGGACCGGGTACCAACATCCACTTACATCCCAACACCTTCCAACACACCTGTCCCCAATTCTGGGCGGCCGCCCAAAATCCTGCCTTCCAACTCCTCAATTGTCGGTGCGCACCGACAATTCAAATTTTCGCCGCGCGGCGAAAATTGCCCTGACCTTCCCCAATCCAGTGGACGTTTTGAAAAGACCTTATAATTTAACCAATCGAATAATCGATAAAATTAACAATAATAGACCCAAGCCAAGAAAAATCCATTTGTGTTTTACGAAAATACTGTCGGGATAGACTTTGGTGGCTTCTTTAGCAAAGAAATCTTCAAATTCTTTCATGGCTTCTTGCGCGTCCTCTCCCTCAACTATAAGCAGCAAAGGAGTCTGATGTCGGGCACCAAGTATCCATAAAGCCATTATCGATCTGCCATTAACCCGGTCTTCACCTTTAACGACTGTGACGACAGATTTGAACTTCTTAGTTACGTCAACAAAAGCAGCCGAAGCTCGGATACAGAGGCCATTTTTATTTAATACAATGACTTGTTTTTCAATTCGGGGCATTTCTAACCTCTCTTATCTTTTTCTCCTAAGGACCGGGTACCAACATCCACTGACATTCCAACACCTTCCAGCAGCCCTGTCCCCATCACTTAACCCTTCTGGCCCCTTCTCTGTGACTGCCGCTTGCTTTGTGATCCCAACTTTTAATCACAGTCACCTTCCATCCTTAGCGCGGCTGAAGGCCCGCCTTTATTATTAACAGCCCCGCGTTCTCCGAGGAAACTATGCATGCTTGAGGACCCCGTATAATCCAGGACAGTCCGGCCGCAACGATCTTTCGCGTTAATATCTGCCCCCTCTGCGAGCAATTTTTCCACAGCCTCCAGGTTTCCCCGGGATGCGGCATAATGCAGAGGGGTCGCCCCTCTCTTATCGGTCATTTTCAGCAAAGATGGGTCCCGTTTCAAGAACAGGTTCAAAGCCTCCATGTTCCCTTCCATCGCTGCATCATGAACAACCGTGAGGCCATGGCCATCCGGTTCCTTGATGTCGGCGCCCTTGTCAATTAACAGGCCGATGATGCCGATGTTCCCCCCTAATGCCGCTTCATGAAGGGGTTTTTGTCCTTGAACATCAGCGATATCCATATCAGCCCCCTTATCCAGAAGAAATCGGGCCAATGCAAGTTGACCGTAATAACAAGCCGAGTGGAGCAACGTTTCACCGCCAGGTTCCTGTTGGTTGATGTCCAGCCCCCGGTCCAGGTGATCCTGAATCAGGCCGATATCCCCCTGGGCGGCCGCTTTCAACAAATCCTGGGTCAGTCCCTCTGCCGCAAAAGAAGGACATGACAACAGCAGCATTAATAGCAGAGAAAGAATTATTTTTGACACAACATTCACTCCCAGAGACCGGGCACCAACATCCTCCCCCGCCCCAACAACTTCCAATGCACCGGCCCGACAGCTACGGGCACATCTTAAATCTATTGAATAACAAACCCTAAGTTTGCGCTGGCGATTTTACAGTCCCCCATCTGGTCTGCCCATCGCGAGTATCTCCGATCACCGGAAACTTTCGCCATGTGCCTTAAGGCGTAAATCGTAAAACATCTCGCATGAGTAAACGTTCGGTAATACTGAAACCCACCCTGAGTCGGCCAATATTTTTTGTTATGCCATGGCTTCGGTAAACCTCTAATTTCCACATCAAATAGATCCAACCCTTCGATCGACTCTAAAGAGACCTGATACAGATGCAGCACTTCACGATTATTCTGCATTAACCAAGAAACGCACCACAATTTTTGTCCTTGAGTCATTGCCCCATCCTTGTTGTTTAATTGGCACACTTCTGGGGACACACACCTGCCCCCTGACCACACTGGAAGACACCCCTTCAGCTAACAGCTCTGTCCTTTTTAGGGACGGTCCCCTTCTCCGGGGCGCATTCTCTTCCTCTTAGGCGATGCCTTTTTGTCGTTAAATTCTGGAAGCCTTCCAAATCTTTTAGCATATTCAGCAAAACAGGCATACTCAAAACTTGCAACATCTCCCATTTTACGGAGATCCTCCGGATCGGCTGAACTCACATCGCATTTCATAAAATTAACCGAAACAAACAATATCTTTTCAAGAGCGTCATGATTTTTATACTTAAATAGAAATCGTTCCGCCCCGCCATGGCCTATTTTTCCCACTATTGTATTATGGAACTGGTTTAATCTCCCTCTTAATCCATTTCTCGAGTTTGTCATTCCAAAATACACAATCTCTTCTGTCAGGGAGAATGGTTCATTGAGCAGGCATTTTGACGAGATTACCAGCGCGTAAACACCCGGGTATTCAAGACCTTTCAGGTCTTCCCGTCTTCCCCACGACTTTCATTCGGAAAAATCTGCAATATTCATCTCTTCACTTCCGGGGACACACACCTGTCCCACTGACTACTTACTCTTGATAAACACAGCGCCCATCGCTGCGAAATTCACGACCTTCCAGGCCAACAGCCATTTCGGCTCCCACCACGCTCCGGCGCGCATTTCAACAAAATCCGATATGCCAAATAGGATCAACAATACGGCGAACAGATGATCCGCCTTTTTGTCCGGCTGCTTTTTGAAGACCTTGACTTTGTAAAACAGCCCGGCAAGGCCAAGCCAAAGCAGA
This window encodes:
- a CDS encoding HPr family phosphocarrier protein, with translation MPRIEKQVIVLNKNGLCIRASAAFVDVTKKFKSVVTVVKGEDRVNGRSIMALWILGARHQTPLLLIVEGEDAQEAMKEFEDFFAKEATKVYPDSIFVKHKWIFLGLGLLLLILSIIRLVKL
- a CDS encoding ankyrin repeat domain-containing protein translates to MSKIILSLLLMLLLSCPSFAAEGLTQDLLKAAAQGDIGLIQDHLDRGLDINQQEPGGETLLHSACYYGQLALARFLLDKGADMDIADVQGQKPLHEAALGGNIGIIGLLIDKGADIKEPDGHGLTVVHDAAMEGNMEALNLFLKRDPSLLKMTDKRGATPLHYAASRGNLEAVEKLLAEGADINAKDRCGRTVLDYTGSSSMHSFLGERGAVNNKGGPSAALRMEGDCD